In one Melaminivora jejuensis genomic region, the following are encoded:
- the tsaE gene encoding tRNA (adenosine(37)-N6)-threonylcarbamoyltransferase complex ATPase subunit type 1 TsaE, translated as MTAADHHSAEIVGSLLAGALASASLTWADEEATQRFARALAGQPALRNAFITLHGDLGAGKTTLVRHLLRALGVAGRIKSPTYAVVEPHQAPGLDIWHFDFYRFSDPREWEDAGFRDIFASPGLKLAEWPDKAAAVLPAADVAIWLYANDDASRLVTLAAHTPRGAALLQALAPTLS; from the coding sequence TTGACTGCTGCTGACCACCATAGCGCCGAAATTGTAGGAAGCCTCCTGGCCGGTGCGCTTGCATCCGCATCGCTGACATGGGCAGACGAGGAGGCGACGCAGCGTTTCGCCCGCGCCCTGGCCGGCCAGCCTGCGCTGCGCAACGCCTTCATCACGCTGCACGGCGACCTGGGCGCGGGCAAGACTACGCTGGTGCGCCACCTGCTGCGCGCCCTGGGCGTAGCCGGGCGCATCAAGAGCCCGACCTACGCCGTGGTTGAGCCGCACCAGGCGCCCGGCCTGGACATCTGGCATTTCGATTTCTACCGCTTCAGCGATCCACGCGAGTGGGAGGATGCAGGCTTTCGCGACATCTTCGCCAGCCCCGGCCTGAAGCTGGCCGAGTGGCCGGACAAGGCGGCAGCCGTCCTGCCGGCGGCAGATGTTGCCATTTGGCTGTATGCCAACGATGATGCGAGCCGGCTCGTCACGCTTGCTGCCCACACACCGCGCGGAGCAGCCCTGCTGCAGGCGCTGGCACCCACCCTGTCCTGA